A region of Methanomicrobium sp. W14 DNA encodes the following proteins:
- a CDS encoding ATP-grasp domain-containing protein has protein sequence MRVFIADGAERTSLAIARSLGKRGIEVHCGESYRFSTTALSKYCKKSFIYPDPQKDCKRFIDSLEKILKAEKYDALYSSREVSTIPISYNKERLDHYTKVVFPDYPQMLMTHDKSKTIKLANEIGIPTPKTYFIETIRELEQISDQIEYPVVVKSRYKTIWKDEKPVMLKVTDKNYVYDKDQLFSITTEILDKSGKMPLIQEYIPGGGYGVEILMKNGETKAFFMHKRLREYPISGGASTFRESFYNCDMVNLGLRLMSSLKWHGVGMVEFKLDERDNIPKLIEVNGRFWGSLPLSIASGIDFPYLLYDLLINGNDNSIVNYPEGIKCRWLIPGDLLWFLSAISRNKSKFKVLKEFFTFRGTYYDIISMKDPLPTIGALRGLIKQFLDVVSGRRNISGEVQ, from the coding sequence ATGCGAGTATTCATAGCAGACGGAGCAGAAAGAACCAGCCTGGCAATTGCCAGATCTCTTGGAAAAAGAGGTATTGAAGTTCATTGTGGAGAGTCCTATCGTTTTTCAACGACTGCATTATCAAAATATTGTAAAAAGTCCTTTATTTATCCAGATCCGCAGAAGGACTGCAAGAGGTTTATTGATTCTCTTGAAAAGATTTTAAAAGCAGAAAAATATGATGCATTATATTCTTCAAGGGAGGTTTCAACAATTCCTATTTCTTATAATAAAGAAAGATTGGATCATTATACAAAGGTTGTTTTTCCGGATTATCCACAAATGCTTATGACTCATGATAAATCTAAAACAATAAAATTAGCAAATGAAATTGGTATTCCAACCCCTAAAACGTATTTTATTGAAACAATTAGGGAATTAGAGCAGATATCAGATCAAATAGAATATCCGGTTGTTGTAAAATCGCGATATAAAACTATCTGGAAAGATGAGAAGCCTGTAATGCTAAAAGTTACTGATAAAAATTATGTTTATGATAAAGATCAACTTTTTTCTATAACTACAGAAATCCTTGATAAAAGTGGGAAAATGCCATTGATTCAGGAATATATCCCCGGTGGTGGGTATGGTGTTGAAATTTTAATGAAAAACGGAGAAACAAAGGCATTTTTCATGCATAAGAGGCTTAGAGAATATCCAATATCCGGGGGTGCAAGTACTTTCAGAGAAAGCTTTTATAATTGCGATATGGTAAATCTGGGTTTAAGATTGATGAGTAGTTTAAAATGGCATGGAGTAGGTATGGTTGAGTTCAAACTTGACGAAAGAGACAATATACCTAAATTAATAGAAGTAAACGGAAGATTTTGGGGATCTTTACCCCTTTCAATAGCATCTGGCATTGATTTTCCATATCTGCTATATGATTTACTGATTAATGGAAATGATAATTCGATCGTCAATTACCCAGAAGGCATTAAATGTCGCTGGTTGATTCCGGGAGATCTTCTTTGGTTTCTTTCGGCAATTTCCAGAAACAAATCTAAATTTAAAGTCCTTAAGGAATTTTTCACTTTTCGAGGGACATATTATGATATTATTTCTATGAAAGATCCTTTGCCAACAATTGGAGCATTAAGGGGGTTGATTAAACAGTTTCTGGATGTTGTATCAGGAAGGCGAAATATCAGCGGGGAAGTTCAGTAA
- a CDS encoding PHP domain-containing protein, producing the protein MIMDLHIHSKYSYDSLSNPSQIIKKATKKGLDVISITDHDTMKAYDHIEKKFGISVIPGMEVKTNKGDIIGLFLSDEIYSRSFMDVIDDIRDQGGIIVLPHPFRRNCDPEELIEHVDLVEVLNSRSTRSENDLASKLCESYSKREISGSDAHTFCEIGRSFTKFEGYSNNLDDLRNILLKSPRFCTGNCSSYYLSHCYSFAIGRLKKLVR; encoded by the coding sequence ATGATAATGGATCTTCATATTCATTCCAAATATTCTTATGATTCTCTCTCAAATCCATCGCAAATAATAAAGAAGGCAACAAAAAAGGGACTGGATGTCATTTCCATTACTGATCATGATACTATGAAAGCTTATGATCATATTGAAAAAAAATTTGGTATTAGTGTAATTCCAGGAATGGAAGTTAAAACAAATAAGGGAGATATTATTGGATTATTTTTATCGGATGAAATCTATTCCCGGTCATTTATGGATGTAATAGATGATATAAGGGATCAGGGAGGGATTATAGTATTGCCTCATCCTTTTAGAAGAAATTGCGATCCTGAGGAATTGATCGAACATGTGGATCTGGTTGAAGTATTAAATTCACGTTCAACAAGAAGTGAAAACGATTTGGCATCCAAATTGTGTGAATCATATTCAAAAAGAGAGATCAGCGGAAGTGATGCTCATACCTTTTGTGAAATAGGCAGATCTTTCACAAAATTTGAAGGTTATTCGAATAATTTAGATGATTTGAGGAATATTTTATTAAAAAGTCCACGGTTTTGCACGGGAAATTGTTCATCTTATTATCTCTCCCATTGTTATAGTTTTGCAATAGGGAGATTGAAAAAATTGGTGAGATAA
- a CDS encoding polysaccharide deacetylase family protein, translating to MGGTENFSNKNRLFVTVDIEDWYHIPSVCGSPFSVYKDTDEFFREWLGEYDYLTEPTLRVLKFLGKRNIQATFFVVADVVNHYPGLVEKISENGHEIACHGLEHACKIDPKTKKPLFTTEEFEKRTKEAKKLLENASGQKVIGYRAPNVLIAGWMLDSLEKIGFRYDSSICVNSFYNKSDSDLDGVGTIPYFPIEGGLVPGNKKRDIIEVPWAYLNTFGFRIPVSGGPMLRFLPSGLLKKGLIQSMKEGPAVMYFHPIDISNKSFPKIGKGRPFYWMIKGDVVEKRIVSLIDAFNKSGVNFCNLRDLMGIMI from the coding sequence ATGGGTGGTACTGAAAATTTCAGTAATAAAAACCGGTTGTTTGTTACTGTTGATATTGAAGACTGGTATCATATACCTTCGGTTTGTGGTTCTCCATTTTCTGTATATAAGGACACGGATGAATTTTTCAGGGAATGGCTTGGTGAATATGATTATTTAACCGAACCGACTCTTCGTGTTCTAAAATTCCTTGGAAAACGGAATATTCAGGCTACATTTTTCGTTGTTGCTGACGTTGTCAATCATTATCCCGGACTTGTGGAAAAAATATCTGAAAACGGACATGAAATTGCATGCCACGGCCTTGAACACGCCTGTAAAATTGATCCTAAGACAAAAAAACCATTGTTTACTACAGAAGAATTCGAAAAAAGAACGAAAGAGGCAAAAAAATTACTGGAAAATGCATCGGGGCAGAAGGTCATTGGTTATCGTGCCCCCAATGTATTAATCGCAGGATGGATGCTTGATTCTTTGGAAAAGATCGGGTTCAGGTATGATTCGTCTATCTGCGTGAACTCTTTTTATAATAAATCTGATTCTGATTTAGACGGAGTTGGAACCATTCCTTATTTTCCGATTGAAGGAGGACTGGTGCCCGGCAACAAAAAAAGAGATATTATTGAAGTTCCGTGGGCTTATCTTAATACCTTTGGATTCAGGATACCTGTATCGGGGGGACCCATGTTAAGGTTTCTTCCATCAGGATTGTTGAAGAAGGGACTTATTCAGAGTATGAAAGAAGGACCAGCGGTTATGTATTTTCATCCGATTGATATCTCCAACAAATCTTTTCCGAAGATAGGTAAAGGGAGACCTTTTTACTGGATGATAAAGGGGGATGTTGTAGAAAAGCGAATTGTTTCATTGATTGATGCATTTAACAAATCAGGTGTTAATTTTTGTAATTTAAGAGACTTGATGGGGATTATGATATGA
- a CDS encoding glycosyltransferase family 2 protein — MTGGSCIYRDFSIAVVVPAYKEELLIGDTLSSVPDFVDKIYAVDDCSPDRTGNIIDKFADKDSRVLPVHHEKNGGVGASIVSGYKKVLEDGIDIAAVMAGDNQMDPEFLPHLLDPVVDGKCDYTMGNRLMSPDFRHGMSKWRFFGNSVLTMLTKIASGYWQMVDPQNGYTAISRRALERISLDSVYPRYGYCNDILVRLNVYGFRVKNIPHPAKYGKEKSGIRYSTYICKVSRLLLKDFLWRLKMKYIVFGFHPLVFFYVFGAVLAVIGFFSGLFALWEKFAWRIDTLFVHGILSLLVFMMGTMFLLFAMLFDMEQERGTNGWY; from the coding sequence TTGACGGGGGGTAGTTGTATTTACAGAGATTTCAGCATAGCTGTTGTCGTTCCGGCTTATAAGGAAGAGCTTTTAATTGGTGATACTCTCTCCTCCGTTCCTGATTTTGTTGACAAAATATATGCAGTTGATGATTGTTCTCCTGACAGAACAGGGAATATTATTGATAAATTCGCAGACAAAGATTCCAGGGTTCTTCCAGTTCATCATGAAAAAAATGGCGGTGTAGGCGCATCTATTGTCTCCGGGTACAAAAAAGTTCTTGAAGACGGTATTGACATTGCAGCGGTTATGGCAGGAGACAACCAGATGGACCCTGAGTTTCTGCCGCATCTTCTTGACCCGGTCGTTGACGGGAAATGCGATTATACCATGGGCAACAGGCTGATGTCGCCTGATTTCAGGCATGGCATGAGCAAATGGAGGTTTTTCGGAAATTCCGTCCTGACAATGCTCACGAAGATTGCATCCGGCTACTGGCAGATGGTGGACCCGCAGAACGGGTACACGGCGATAAGCCGCCGTGCCCTTGAGAGAATAAGCCTTGATTCGGTATACCCGAGATACGGCTACTGCAATGATATCCTTGTAAGGCTGAACGTCTACGGGTTCAGGGTAAAAAATATTCCTCACCCGGCTAAGTACGGAAAGGAAAAGTCGGGCATCAGGTACAGCACATATATCTGCAAAGTCTCACGACTGCTTCTAAAAGACTTCCTCTGGCGCCTGAAGATGAAGTACATCGTTTTCGGGTTTCATCCTCTTGTCTTCTTCTATGTGTTCGGGGCTGTTCTGGCAGTCATAGGTTTTTTTTCGGGACTTTTCGCTCTCTGGGAGAAATTTGCGTGGAGAATCGACACTTTGTTTGTCCACGGTATTTTGTCCCTTTTGGTCTTTATGATGGGAACAATGTTTCTTTTGTTTGCGATGCTCTTTGACATGGAGCAGGAGAGGGGTACAAATGGGTGGTACTGA
- a CDS encoding SDR family oxidoreductase, translating into MHYLVTGGAGFIGSHIVDSLVLKGNDVTVLDDFSSGDMRNLSGCRDKIRVVNASVTDKKALFDACRGVDGIFHEAAIASVPFSVKNPEKTHEANLTGTVNVLNAAIENGVKKVVMASSAAVYGNNPSLPKTEEMPAEPLSPYSVQKLSGEYYGTVFSDLYSLDFVALRYFNVFGPRQLPGSSYAAAIPAFISSVISGKRPTVFGDGEQTRDFIFVKDVVSANLKAMQSDVKGVFNVASGKKTSLLQLLDVLGEISGKAIIPEFEPPRAGDVRHSCADISKFSGACGWKPEYSLNEGLAETFEYFRSL; encoded by the coding sequence ATGCATTATCTTGTAACCGGGGGGGCCGGTTTTATAGGCTCACATATCGTTGATTCACTTGTTTTAAAAGGAAATGATGTAACTGTTCTTGACGATTTTTCATCCGGGGATATGAGAAATCTTTCCGGGTGCAGGGATAAGATAAGGGTTGTAAACGCAAGTGTTACAGATAAAAAAGCACTCTTTGATGCATGCAGGGGCGTTGACGGAATTTTTCACGAGGCTGCGATAGCATCGGTTCCTTTTTCTGTAAAAAATCCTGAAAAAACGCATGAAGCGAATCTCACAGGTACGGTTAACGTTTTAAATGCAGCCATCGAAAACGGCGTGAAAAAGGTTGTTATGGCATCTTCTGCCGCGGTATACGGGAACAACCCTTCTCTGCCGAAAACAGAGGAGATGCCGGCCGAACCTTTGTCGCCTTATTCTGTCCAGAAACTTTCGGGAGAGTATTACGGGACTGTTTTTTCAGACCTCTATTCGCTTGATTTTGTGGCTCTGAGGTACTTCAACGTCTTCGGTCCCAGGCAGCTTCCGGGCTCATCCTACGCCGCTGCGATTCCGGCATTCATTAGTTCGGTTATATCAGGGAAAAGACCTACGGTCTTCGGTGACGGTGAGCAGACAAGAGACTTTATATTTGTAAAAGACGTTGTTTCGGCAAACCTGAAGGCGATGCAGTCGGATGTCAAAGGAGTGTTCAACGTTGCGTCAGGTAAAAAGACTTCTTTACTGCAGCTTTTGGATGTCCTTGGTGAAATATCAGGAAAAGCTATAATCCCTGAGTTTGAGCCGCCGCGTGCAGGCGACGTCAGGCATTCCTGTGCTGACATCTCAAAGTTTTCAGGCGCCTGCGGGTGGAAGCCGGAGTACAGCTTAAATGAAGGACTGGCCGAGACTTTTGAATATTTCAGGAGTCTTTAA
- a CDS encoding metal-dependent hydrolase — translation MLFFCHLLSGLFAGMLLYYLFRDKRVIVFAAVGSVLPDLVDKPLGYIILGETIGSGRIFFHGFWLMLIFMVLGVIVLIRLKNPLVLSLSIGVLVHQLEDSMWKSPVNWFWPLLGPYSYSRSPSDYFLQMLLKELTTPEEIFCGILVFFGLVVYYLSKKDLI, via the coding sequence ATGCTTTTTTTCTGTCATCTTCTGTCCGGACTATTTGCAGGAATGCTCCTTTATTACTTATTCCGGGATAAACGGGTAATTGTTTTTGCAGCTGTCGGAAGTGTTCTTCCGGACCTTGTTGACAAACCTCTCGGGTATATAATTCTTGGTGAGACAATCGGATCAGGGCGGATATTTTTTCACGGTTTCTGGTTAATGCTGATATTTATGGTTCTCGGGGTAATAGTTTTAATCAGGCTTAAAAATCCTCTTGTTTTATCTCTGTCCATAGGAGTTCTGGTTCACCAGCTTGAGGACAGCATGTGGAAATCACCAGTAAACTGGTTCTGGCCTCTTCTGGGTCCGTATTCATACAGCCGCAGTCCGTCAGACTATTTTCTGCAGATGCTTCTAAAAGAGCTTACAACTCCTGAAGAAATATTTTGCGGGATACTGGTGTTTTTCGGGCTGGTCGTATATTACCTGTCAAAAAAAGATCTTATCTGA
- a CDS encoding DUF4350 domain-containing protein has product MKKFIYVLIFLLIISAFALDIHFSSSYEEYSMYNSNWNGTSFFIDDAVSDKAVLVEDYSVLKTAENSTLLIIEPDGDFSPDELRILRDYKNRDNTVFISDENGLSKDLLKVLGTNISVENVNLSSIDMEYDNPEFVISYPVKNVQENNLTEGIESIALNRPAVAGGGESIITTSILSWVDENGNERADSNEILGKQAVLVKYGNVYLLSDSGIFQNALYKDENLKDNRKFLSNMLTGTVYIESRHSKTASETGFLKYINIIHKNETVKALAIIIIILSLLFIYGGRHDK; this is encoded by the coding sequence ATGAAAAAATTTATTTACGTTCTTATTTTTCTTCTTATAATCTCAGCCTTTGCCCTTGACATTCATTTTTCGTCCTCATACGAGGAGTACAGCATGTATAACTCAAACTGGAACGGGACTTCATTTTTCATAGACGACGCCGTGTCAGACAAAGCGGTCCTGGTTGAAGACTACAGTGTACTCAAAACAGCAGAAAATTCGACTCTTCTTATAATCGAGCCTGATGGCGATTTTTCGCCTGATGAATTAAGAATCTTAAGGGACTACAAAAACAGAGACAACACGGTTTTTATTTCGGATGAAAACGGACTTTCAAAAGACCTGCTTAAAGTTCTCGGAACAAACATCTCAGTTGAAAACGTCAATTTATCAAGCATCGACATGGAATACGACAACCCGGAATTCGTCATATCATACCCTGTCAAAAACGTCCAGGAAAACAACCTTACAGAAGGCATAGAAAGCATTGCACTTAACAGGCCGGCGGTTGCAGGGGGAGGAGAAAGCATTATTACGACATCCATTTTAAGCTGGGTTGACGAAAACGGAAACGAAAGGGCTGATTCTAATGAAATCCTCGGAAAACAGGCGGTCCTTGTAAAATACGGCAACGTATACCTTCTTTCCGACTCAGGTATATTTCAGAACGCACTTTACAAAGATGAAAATTTAAAAGACAACAGAAAATTTTTGTCAAACATGCTCACGGGCACCGTTTATATAGAAAGCCGCCATTCAAAAACAGCATCTGAAACCGGATTCTTAAAGTATATCAACATCATCCACAAAAATGAGACAGTAAAAGCTTTAGCAATAATTATCATAATACTGTCATTATTATTTATATACGGGGGCAGACATGACAAATAA
- a CDS encoding MoxR family ATPase — MTNNKPDNDVRLISETYNSLKAICSEFIVGNERLIESVFTGLLSGGHVLIEGYPGTAKTSVIKIIARLLGCETKRIQCTVDMQPSDILGVRIWNSENKTFELREGPIFTNILLIDEINRLPPRSQSAFIEAMSEKQATLDGITIPLKTPFFAIATQNPIEHEGVFPLIEAQKDRFMLRVRPDYLTGEDELEIIKRENKGILDINRFLTRIQPILTPEGVEELQEIVKTVKVSDPVLNYIKDIVIASREHSDIKVGISSRGSIALLRGAKSYAAIKGRDYVIPDDVKYISKTVVPHRLLLTYEAEISGLSPETVLRQIFETIEVP; from the coding sequence ATGACAAATAACAAACCCGACAATGACGTCAGGCTGATTTCAGAGACATACAATTCACTAAAAGCAATATGCTCAGAATTTATAGTAGGAAACGAACGGCTGATAGAATCCGTATTTACAGGCCTTTTAAGCGGGGGACACGTTTTAATCGAAGGTTACCCCGGGACTGCAAAGACTTCGGTCATCAAAATAATTGCACGACTTTTGGGATGTGAAACAAAAAGGATACAGTGCACGGTCGACATGCAGCCGTCTGATATCCTTGGCGTCAGAATATGGAACTCTGAGAACAAGACCTTTGAACTCAGAGAAGGGCCGATTTTTACAAACATCCTTCTTATCGATGAAATAAACCGCCTGCCCCCTCGAAGCCAGAGTGCATTCATAGAGGCCATGAGCGAGAAGCAGGCGACTCTTGACGGTATTACAATACCTCTTAAAACTCCTTTTTTTGCTATAGCAACCCAGAACCCTATAGAACACGAGGGTGTATTTCCGCTTATAGAAGCGCAGAAGGACAGGTTCATGCTCCGCGTGCGTCCAGATTATCTGACAGGCGAAGATGAGCTTGAGATAATAAAAAGAGAAAATAAAGGGATTCTTGACATCAACAGGTTTCTTACGAGAATACAGCCCATACTGACACCCGAAGGTGTTGAAGAGTTGCAGGAAATCGTGAAAACTGTAAAAGTCTCAGACCCTGTGTTAAACTACATAAAAGACATAGTAATCGCGTCAAGAGAGCATTCTGACATAAAAGTCGGCATAAGCTCGAGAGGGAGCATAGCCCTGTTGAGGGGTGCGAAATCGTATGCAGCAATTAAAGGAAGAGATTATGTTATACCTGACGACGTTAAATACATCTCGAAAACCGTGGTCCCACACAGGCTTCTTCTGACATATGAAGCTGAAATAAGCGGTCTTTCTCCTGAAACGGTTCTCAGGCAGATCTTTGAAACAATAGAGGTTCCATAG
- a CDS encoding DUF58 domain-containing protein, translating into MKKKRDFLVTVSVVFLAAGYLLRDKKIIFAGLSISAILFFDLFMLDNKLFKIKSTLFFSRGTHKKIITGGKPSKVKAECRINLPDYTAVEMEDLIPDGAFVTEGTNRSGLIKKSGSFLLNYEIICQSHGINRFKGIVITAFDTCFERKLKVNESFPEKSEIKVFPKPSFVSESSYLYSGKNTEKPGIIMGDDIKWLREYSFDDDLRNIDWKASAKHEKLYVRDRTSIKKDVQVIFIDLPDKDNNDSDRYAELLRSALSSLLVSMDKSMGIRIIEISGANVKKVRRSKNIQPELFDLLNEIKSAPREKYLYNYYPGKYERKTDEDSPFFDSVKTGMNGFYDAKTFHIFEKQVHNILMKENAGKDIFVIAVPKGDLSHLKLICGIARFGGLRSFCYLPNNETATDMLAGLNLCGFNEVKVI; encoded by the coding sequence ATGAAGAAAAAAAGAGATTTTCTGGTAACAGTTTCTGTTGTTTTTCTGGCGGCAGGGTACCTGCTAAGGGACAAAAAAATAATATTTGCAGGACTTTCAATATCGGCAATACTCTTTTTTGACCTCTTTATGCTGGACAATAAACTTTTCAAAATAAAATCAACACTTTTTTTCTCAAGGGGGACCCATAAAAAAATCATCACAGGGGGAAAACCATCAAAAGTAAAAGCAGAATGCAGAATAAATCTGCCCGACTATACCGCAGTCGAGATGGAGGACCTCATCCCTGACGGAGCCTTTGTTACAGAAGGTACAAATAGAAGCGGACTAATAAAAAAAAGCGGCAGTTTCCTTCTTAATTATGAAATTATCTGCCAGTCCCACGGCATAAACAGGTTCAAAGGGATTGTTATTACGGCATTCGACACTTGTTTTGAAAGAAAATTAAAGGTTAATGAAAGTTTTCCTGAAAAAAGCGAAATAAAGGTCTTCCCTAAGCCTTCGTTTGTCTCGGAAAGCTCATACCTGTATTCTGGAAAAAACACAGAAAAACCCGGGATAATCATGGGTGACGACATAAAATGGCTACGTGAATACTCTTTCGATGATGATCTCAGAAATATCGACTGGAAAGCATCTGCAAAGCATGAAAAGCTGTACGTAAGGGACCGTACATCAATCAAAAAAGATGTTCAGGTAATCTTTATTGACCTTCCTGATAAGGACAACAATGATTCGGACAGGTACGCAGAACTTTTAAGATCGGCTTTATCGTCTCTTCTTGTAAGCATGGACAAATCTATGGGAATACGCATAATTGAAATTTCAGGGGCAAACGTAAAAAAAGTCCGCAGGTCAAAAAATATTCAGCCTGAGCTTTTTGACCTGTTAAACGAGATTAAATCCGCACCAAGGGAAAAATACCTGTACAACTATTATCCTGGGAAATATGAAAGAAAAACAGATGAAGATTCGCCTTTTTTCGATTCGGTCAAAACAGGGATGAATGGTTTTTATGATGCAAAGACATTCCACATCTTTGAAAAGCAGGTTCATAACATTCTGATGAAAGAAAATGCCGGAAAAGATATATTCGTAATTGCTGTCCCGAAAGGTGATCTAAGCCACCTTAAACTTATATGCGGCATTGCAAGGTTTGGCGGACTGCGGTCATTCTGCTATCTTCCCAATAACGAAACGGCTACAGACATGCTTGCAGGTCTGAACCTGTGCGGCTTTAACGAGGTGAAAGTAATATGA
- a CDS encoding DUF1616 domain-containing protein encodes MSEDDIYDNILDAFSPENLFLDLLAVFLWLVLAVVFIYIPYLNETFLRIVFALPVVLFIPGYSLIAALFPSNKDIDGIERAALSFGLSIAVVPLIGLGLNYTPWGIRLDPIVVSLSVFTVAMLFIAQFRRYQVPGEERYRVPVKEMAAEAGEELFPKDQSKTDKIISVVLVISIIAAIATTVFVIAVPKEGEKFTEFYILGEGGKAADYPTKFAATEPRELIIGIGNHEYRNVSYFVETYAVSQNFDETTNTSSIVKWQVLNRTRVNVPDNETAEYNYQFEIPSVDYNKLEFLLFKDDYPDENLTGFERINSSYRDLHLWVDVREPLE; translated from the coding sequence GTGTCTGAAGACGATATTTACGATAATATACTGGATGCTTTTTCACCGGAAAATTTGTTTTTGGATCTCCTGGCTGTATTTTTATGGCTTGTACTGGCAGTGGTCTTTATATATATACCATATCTGAACGAGACTTTTCTTCGTATTGTCTTTGCTCTTCCTGTTGTACTTTTTATTCCCGGGTATTCACTTATTGCAGCCCTTTTTCCTTCGAATAAGGATATTGACGGCATAGAAAGGGCAGCTCTTTCCTTCGGCCTTTCGATAGCTGTAGTTCCTCTGATAGGTCTCGGGCTTAACTATACTCCGTGGGGAATACGCCTTGACCCGATTGTCGTGTCTTTATCAGTTTTCACTGTGGCTATGCTTTTTATTGCCCAGTTCAGGCGTTATCAGGTCCCCGGTGAAGAAAGGTACAGGGTCCCGGTAAAAGAGATGGCAGCGGAAGCAGGAGAAGAACTGTTTCCAAAAGATCAGTCAAAAACCGACAAAATAATCTCTGTAGTTCTTGTTATATCCATAATCGCCGCGATTGCAACGACGGTGTTTGTGATTGCAGTCCCAAAGGAAGGTGAGAAGTTCACCGAGTTTTATATCCTGGGCGAGGGTGGAAAGGCGGCTGATTACCCAACAAAATTTGCCGCGACAGAACCCCGGGAACTGATTATAGGAATCGGAAACCACGAATACAGAAATGTAAGCTATTTTGTGGAAACATATGCGGTATCACAAAACTTTGATGAAACGACAAACACTTCTTCCATTGTTAAATGGCAGGTTTTGAACAGGACCCGTGTGAATGTCCCTGACAATGAAACAGCAGAATATAATTATCAGTTTGAAATCCCGTCAGTAGATTACAATAAACTTGAGTTTTTGCTTTTTAAAGACGATTACCCTGACGAGAATCTAACAGGATTTGAAAGGATTAATTCAAGCTACCGTGACCTTCACCTGTGGGTTGATGTGAGAGAACCTTTAGAATAA